In Patagioenas fasciata isolate bPatFas1 chromosome 2, bPatFas1.hap1, whole genome shotgun sequence, a single window of DNA contains:
- the KIAA1143 gene encoding uncharacterized protein KIAA1143 homolog, translated as MSKRNQVSYVRPAEPAFLSRFKRQVGYREGPTVETKREQLPLADDDSDNEDEQPQVVTLKKGDLTAEEAIKIKQQIKEALKSNESDGEPEPADGKIMFKKPAKRSSEKVLDFNVSSSKKMKEAKKTKREATTSPSTAKQIKNSSLLSFDDEENDD; from the exons ATGAGCAAAAGGAACCAAGTCTCCTACGTGCGGCCGGCCGAGCCCGCCTTTCTCAGCCGCTTCAAGCGGCAGGTCGGGTATCGGGAGGGGCCCACGGTAGAAACCAAG aGGGAGCAGCTTCCACTTGCAGATGATGATAGTGACAACGAAGATGAGCAGCCTCAAGTAGTAACACTGAAAAAAGGGGACTTGACTGCTGAGGAAGCaataaaaattaaacagcaaATCAAAGAGGCCTTAAAGTCAAATGAATCAG ATGGTGAACCAGAACCTGCTGATGGAAAAATTATGTTCAAGAAACCAGCCAAACGTTCATCAGAGAAGGTTTTGGACTTCAATGTGAGTTCAAGTAAGAAGATGAAAGAGGCAAAGAAAACTAAGAGAGAAGCAACTACTTCTCCGAGTACAGCTAAGCAAATAAAAAACAGCAGTCTTCTCTCATTTGATGATGAGGAAAATGATGATTAG